One stretch of Pedobacter riviphilus DNA includes these proteins:
- a CDS encoding coproporphyrinogen-III oxidase family protein has product MEASALLKKYNVPTPRYTSYPTVPYWDIEKFNANGWLANVANIYESRKDEGISLYIHLPFCESLCTYCACNTRITKNHGVEIPYIKAVLAEWKMYVEVLREKPKLKELHLGGGTPTFFSAENLGLLINGILQNSSLAPDAEFSFEAHPANTTSAHLTTLYSLGFKRLSLGIQDFDPKVQFLINRFQTPQQVAEITTKAREIGYTSVNFDLIYGLPGQTIPGLADTIRAVIDMKPNRIAFYSYAHVPWLKPGQRHYTEKDLPLGDEKFALYQLGRQLLDAAGYKDVGMDHFALNSDSLF; this is encoded by the coding sequence ATGGAGGCATCTGCACTACTTAAAAAGTACAATGTCCCCACACCCAGATATACCAGCTATCCGACTGTGCCTTACTGGGACATCGAAAAATTCAATGCAAATGGCTGGTTGGCCAATGTTGCGAATATCTACGAAAGCCGTAAGGATGAGGGGATCAGTCTTTATATCCACCTTCCATTTTGCGAGAGCCTGTGTACTTACTGTGCCTGCAATACCCGTATTACCAAAAACCATGGTGTAGAGATACCATATATCAAGGCCGTACTTGCTGAATGGAAAATGTATGTGGAAGTTCTCAGGGAGAAACCCAAACTAAAAGAACTGCACCTTGGTGGCGGAACACCAACTTTTTTCAGCGCAGAGAACCTGGGCTTACTGATCAATGGCATTCTGCAAAATTCAAGTTTGGCTCCTGATGCAGAATTTTCTTTTGAGGCACATCCAGCCAATACCACCAGTGCACACTTAACCACTCTGTACAGCCTTGGTTTCAAAAGATTAAGCCTGGGAATCCAGGATTTCGATCCTAAAGTGCAGTTCCTGATCAATCGTTTTCAAACGCCTCAACAGGTAGCTGAGATTACCACAAAAGCAAGAGAAATCGGTTATACCTCTGTTAATTTTGATTTGATCTACGGCCTTCCGGGACAAACAATTCCGGGCTTAGCTGATACCATAAGAGCGGTAATCGATATGAAGCCAAACCGCATTGCTTTTTACAGTTATGCCCATGTGCCCTGGTTAAAACCAGGCCAAAGACATTATACAGAAAAAGATCTTCCCCTGGGCGACGAAAAATTTGCGCTTTACCAATTGGGTAGACAATTGCTTGATGCCGCAGGATATAAAGATGTGGGAATGGACCATTTTGCACTGAACAGCGATTCTTTGTTCTAG
- a CDS encoding heavy metal translocating P-type ATPase, whose translation MEDQNKTTTQALCYHCGEDLPAIKYQAGDKDFCCAGCMAVFKILSENNLCNYYVYNNNPGQQFKNELHLEYLDEPKIIDQLLDYKHESSSIITFYIPAIHCSSCIWLLEHLYKINPAIFSSRIDFLKKQVTISFNHDEISLRQLVETLGQIGYEPLISLQDVVQEHSSSVDKALVLKIAVAGFLMGNVMLFSFPEYFGLSGFEKQFQSLFGWLNLTFAIPAAFYCGRDYFTSAITSLKHRHINLDTPLALIIAVLFLRTAFEILFSTGPGFADTLTGLVFLLLMGKWLKQRTYHHISFDRDYRSYFPIAVTTLQNGKEKPVSINEIKIGDRLWIRNGELVPADAILMKGEAWMDMSFVTGESDPVHKVLGEIIYAGGRQTSEAIELEVIKPVSQSYLTGLWNNDNYKNNTEKQNFNDTVAKYFSLGVFLIAFAATGYWLLQNDSHKAWAAFTAVIIVACPCVLALSTPFTLSAILSVFDKKGFYVKNTDAVEELSKCDTLIFDKTGTLTSNEHAEIGFSGTISGEEKIIVGSLLRNSIHPLSRHILKTLNVDRFYSISDYKEVVGKGLTAKINNHSIYAGHLSMLPMAVKSASESGVHIVIDHVYKGCFDIKQQWRSGLAQLILKLSKFKLLVLSGDTDKDRWMLDTIFTEKTTIRFRQSPHQKLDAVLKLQQGGNKVMMLGDGLNDAGALKQSNFGIALTDNINNFTPGCDAILKGSALNYLPDFIQLSKDGLKIIKTSFAIAIAYNCIGIYFAVQGTLYPLVAAVLMPISTVTIISFTTMATRWFARKNKLI comes from the coding sequence ATGGAAGATCAAAATAAAACCACAACACAGGCCCTTTGCTATCATTGTGGAGAAGATCTGCCCGCGATAAAATACCAGGCAGGAGATAAAGATTTTTGCTGCGCAGGCTGCATGGCTGTTTTCAAGATCCTCTCAGAGAATAACCTTTGCAATTACTATGTGTACAACAATAATCCGGGCCAACAGTTTAAAAATGAGCTTCATTTAGAATATCTGGACGAGCCTAAAATTATTGATCAATTGCTCGATTACAAACATGAAAGTTCGAGCATCATTACATTTTACATTCCGGCCATTCACTGCAGTTCATGTATCTGGTTGCTAGAACACCTCTATAAAATCAACCCCGCTATATTCAGCTCACGGATTGATTTCCTTAAAAAACAGGTTACCATAAGTTTCAATCACGACGAAATTTCGTTAAGGCAGTTGGTGGAAACTTTAGGCCAGATCGGTTATGAACCTTTGATCAGCCTGCAGGATGTAGTACAGGAACACAGCAGTTCGGTAGATAAAGCTTTGGTGTTAAAAATAGCCGTTGCCGGATTTTTAATGGGCAATGTTATGCTCTTTAGCTTTCCGGAATATTTTGGTTTATCGGGTTTCGAGAAACAATTTCAATCGCTTTTTGGCTGGCTAAACCTTACGTTCGCTATTCCTGCAGCTTTTTATTGTGGCCGCGACTATTTTACCTCAGCAATAACAAGCCTTAAACATAGGCACATTAACCTCGATACCCCTTTAGCATTAATTATTGCGGTACTTTTCTTGCGCACTGCTTTCGAAATCCTTTTCAGTACAGGCCCGGGTTTTGCCGATACCTTAACAGGATTGGTGTTTTTGCTTTTAATGGGCAAATGGCTTAAACAGCGCACCTACCATCACATTTCTTTTGATCGCGATTATCGGTCCTATTTCCCGATTGCGGTAACTACCCTGCAAAACGGTAAAGAAAAGCCTGTATCCATAAACGAAATCAAGATCGGCGACCGGCTGTGGATCAGGAACGGTGAGCTGGTTCCTGCAGATGCAATTTTAATGAAAGGTGAGGCCTGGATGGATATGAGTTTTGTTACCGGCGAATCAGACCCTGTACATAAAGTTCTGGGCGAAATTATTTATGCAGGTGGCAGGCAAACCAGCGAAGCGATAGAACTTGAAGTGATCAAACCTGTTTCACAAAGTTATTTAACCGGTTTATGGAACAACGATAATTATAAGAACAATACCGAAAAACAGAACTTTAATGATACTGTAGCCAAATACTTTAGTCTGGGTGTTTTCCTGATTGCATTTGCCGCTACTGGGTATTGGTTGCTTCAGAACGATAGCCACAAAGCATGGGCGGCATTTACCGCCGTAATTATTGTGGCCTGTCCCTGCGTACTGGCCCTAAGTACCCCATTTACACTATCTGCAATTTTATCGGTTTTTGATAAGAAAGGATTTTATGTAAAAAATACAGATGCCGTTGAAGAACTTAGCAAATGCGATACCTTGATTTTCGATAAAACAGGCACCCTAACCAGCAATGAACATGCAGAGATCGGTTTTAGTGGAACGATATCAGGCGAGGAAAAGATTATTGTTGGTTCCCTCTTGCGAAATTCTATCCATCCTTTGAGCAGGCATATCTTAAAAACTTTAAATGTTGATCGGTTTTATTCAATCAGCGATTATAAAGAGGTGGTAGGAAAAGGTTTGACCGCTAAAATAAATAACCACAGTATTTATGCCGGACATCTTTCTATGCTGCCTATGGCAGTAAAGTCTGCTAGCGAAAGCGGCGTGCATATTGTGATTGACCATGTTTATAAAGGATGTTTTGATATCAAACAGCAGTGGCGCTCAGGATTAGCGCAGTTGATCTTAAAACTTTCGAAATTCAAGCTGCTGGTTTTATCAGGCGATACCGATAAAGACCGTTGGATGTTGGATACAATATTCACCGAAAAAACAACCATCAGGTTTCGCCAAAGCCCTCACCAAAAGCTCGATGCAGTTTTAAAGCTTCAGCAGGGTGGGAATAAAGTAATGATGCTGGGCGATGGGTTAAACGATGCCGGAGCCCTAAAACAAAGTAATTTTGGAATCGCATTAACGGATAACATCAATAATTTTACGCCCGGTTGTGATGCCATTCTCAAAGGCAGCGCCTTAAATTATCTGCCAGATTTTATCCAGTTAAGTAAGGATGGGCTGAAGATCATTAAAACAAGTTTCGCTATAGCCATCGCGTATAACTGTATTGGTATTTATTTTGCCGTTCAGGGTACACTTTATCCTTTGGTGGCCGCAGTACTGATGCCGATTAGTACGGTTACCATTATCTCCTTTACCACCATGGCAACCAGATGGTTTGCCCGTAAAAATAAACTGATATGA
- the ccoS gene encoding cbb3-type cytochrome oxidase assembly protein CcoS, with amino-acid sequence MNILYFLVGCSVLMALIFLAAFFWAYKTGQNDDVHTPGIRMLFDDEAAAEKSEEDHFSS; translated from the coding sequence ATGAACATTCTTTACTTTTTGGTTGGCTGCAGCGTTTTAATGGCACTCATTTTTTTGGCAGCGTTTTTCTGGGCCTATAAAACCGGTCAGAATGATGATGTACATACTCCAGGTATCCGTATGCTCTTCGATGATGAAGCTGCTGCCGAAAAAAGTGAAGAAGATCACTTTTCTAGTTAA
- the ccoN gene encoding cytochrome-c oxidase, cbb3-type subunit I, whose translation MQLEKFTYDNKIVRNFGIATLVWGIIGMTVGLLVAMQLFKPALNMGSQYTTFGRIRPLHTNAVIFAFVGNAIFMGVYYSLQRLLKARMFSDVLSKIHFWGWQLIILSAVITLPLGFTTSHEYAELEWPIDIAITIIWVVFGVNMFGTIFKRRERHLYVAIWFYIATFVTIAVLHIVNSFELPISFMKSYYVYAGVQDALVQWWYGHNAVAFFLTTPYLGMMYYFLPKMAGRPVYSYKLSILHFWSLIFIYIWAGPHHLLYTSLPGWAQSLGVAFSIMLIAPSWGGMINGLLTLRGAWDKVREDVTLKFMVVALTAYGMATFEGPLLSLKQINGVAHFTDWIVAHVHVGALGWNGFLTFGVLYWLIPRIYKTELYSKKLAGFHFWIGTLGILFYAVPMYWAGFTQGLMWKEFTPEGLLKYPNFLATTLQIIPMHILRSIGGTLYLTGVIVMTYNLAKTMLGAKLLANEPAEAMPLSKVVIETSSADKAWHRVLERKPMKFMVLSLIIILIGGMVEMMPTFTIQSNVPTIASVKPYSALELQGRDLYIREGCVNCHSQTVRPFRSETERYGEYSKAGEFVYDHPFLWGSKRTGPDLHRVGGKYSDAWHYNHLVDPTSMSPGSIMPPYPWLIEQKLDITTTASKIKAMQILGVPYPEGYDKRANDDLKVQAEKIALDLKQNNIKVKSDREIVAIIAYLQRLGTDIKANKETIPSNQ comes from the coding sequence ATGCAGTTAGAAAAATTTACTTACGATAACAAGATTGTCAGGAACTTTGGTATTGCCACCCTGGTTTGGGGAATAATCGGGATGACTGTTGGTTTGCTTGTAGCTATGCAGCTCTTCAAACCCGCATTGAACATGGGCAGTCAGTACACTACATTTGGCCGCATCAGGCCGCTGCACACCAATGCCGTAATTTTCGCCTTTGTGGGCAATGCCATTTTTATGGGTGTTTATTATTCCCTTCAGCGCTTGTTAAAAGCACGGATGTTTAGTGATGTGCTGAGCAAAATCCATTTTTGGGGCTGGCAGCTGATCATTTTATCGGCAGTGATCACGCTACCGCTTGGCTTTACCACTTCGCACGAATATGCCGAACTCGAATGGCCAATAGATATCGCCATCACCATCATATGGGTGGTTTTTGGCGTAAACATGTTCGGTACCATTTTCAAAAGAAGAGAACGTCATTTATATGTGGCCATCTGGTTTTACATTGCCACATTTGTTACCATAGCAGTATTGCACATTGTAAACTCTTTCGAACTGCCCATTTCTTTTATGAAAAGCTATTACGTATATGCCGGTGTACAGGATGCATTGGTACAATGGTGGTACGGGCATAACGCGGTGGCATTTTTTCTAACCACACCTTATCTGGGCATGATGTATTATTTCTTGCCAAAGATGGCCGGAAGACCCGTTTACTCTTATAAATTAAGTATCCTGCATTTTTGGTCGCTCATTTTTATTTACATCTGGGCAGGACCTCACCATTTACTTTATACTTCACTACCGGGTTGGGCACAATCATTAGGTGTTGCATTTTCGATTATGCTGATTGCACCAAGCTGGGGCGGTATGATTAATGGCTTATTAACTTTGCGCGGCGCCTGGGATAAAGTAAGGGAAGATGTGACGCTTAAATTTATGGTGGTTGCCCTTACAGCTTATGGTATGGCCACCTTCGAAGGTCCGTTATTATCATTAAAACAGATTAACGGTGTTGCCCATTTTACCGATTGGATTGTGGCTCACGTGCATGTTGGCGCTTTAGGTTGGAATGGATTTTTAACCTTCGGTGTGTTGTACTGGCTAATCCCCCGTATTTACAAAACAGAATTATATTCTAAAAAGCTAGCCGGTTTCCATTTTTGGATAGGTACGTTAGGCATCCTTTTTTATGCCGTGCCGATGTATTGGGCAGGTTTTACGCAGGGGCTGATGTGGAAAGAATTTACCCCCGAAGGTTTACTGAAATACCCTAATTTTTTAGCGACAACGCTACAGATAATCCCGATGCATATTTTACGTTCGATCGGAGGCACATTGTATTTAACAGGGGTAATTGTAATGACGTATAACCTGGCTAAAACCATGTTAGGGGCTAAATTGCTTGCCAATGAACCTGCAGAGGCCATGCCATTAAGCAAAGTTGTTATCGAAACTTCTTCGGCGGATAAAGCCTGGCATAGGGTTCTGGAACGTAAGCCAATGAAATTCATGGTGCTATCGCTCATCATCATCCTAATTGGGGGCATGGTAGAAATGATGCCCACTTTTACCATTCAATCTAACGTGCCAACCATTGCCAGTGTAAAACCATACTCGGCACTCGAACTTCAGGGCAGGGATTTATACATCAGAGAAGGCTGCGTAAACTGCCATTCGCAAACGGTGCGACCTTTCCGCTCAGAAACTGAACGATATGGAGAGTATAGTAAAGCCGGAGAGTTTGTTTACGATCACCCGTTTTTATGGGGGAGTAAACGAACAGGGCCCGATCTTCATCGCGTAGGAGGGAAATATTCTGATGCCTGGCATTACAATCACCTGGTCGATCCGACTTCAATGTCGCCGGGAAGCATTATGCCGCCATATCCGTGGCTGATTGAGCAGAAACTGGATATTACCACCACAGCCAGTAAGATCAAAGCCATGCAGATACTGGGGGTACCTTATCCCGAAGGTTATGATAAACGCGCTAACGATGATTTAAAAGTTCAGGCCGAAAAGATTGCACTCGACCTAAAACAGAATAACATCAAGGTTAAAAGCGACAGGGAAATAGTAGCCATTATTGCTTACCTGCAACGTTTGGGTACCGATATCAAAGCAAATAAAGAAACCATTCCTTCAAATCAATAA
- a CDS encoding cbb3-type cytochrome c oxidase N-terminal domain-containing protein gives MKKIKLLLLCLFISITAFAANEKAAETLTPAQAGLGLNQSEILIIILLVFAVVLLFVSVTLLNAFKVMYQEQLNPKPYTKPVKELVLDYDTWLKQKPVKPSIWTKLLSLRPIEEEKDLVIDHAYDGIKELNNPVPAWFNFLFFGTMIFAAAYLFYYHIGGYGDLQDTEYEKEMAKAKIEKAAYLEKSANTIDENSVKVDNTPMVLAEGKTVFTTNCVVCHGDKGQGIIGPNLTDDYWLHGGGINNVFKTIKYGVPEKGMISWEKNLNPKQISAVANFILSLKGSNPAGAKAPQGEKYEAKDLKGNEMKTPTDSVNQTDVTKK, from the coding sequence ATGAAGAAGATTAAACTATTGTTATTATGCCTGTTCATCTCAATTACAGCCTTTGCTGCGAATGAGAAAGCCGCAGAAACCTTAACACCTGCTCAGGCAGGCTTGGGGCTAAACCAGTCTGAAATACTGATTATAATCCTCCTGGTTTTTGCAGTTGTGCTTCTTTTTGTTTCAGTAACCCTGTTAAATGCATTCAAGGTAATGTATCAGGAACAGTTAAACCCTAAGCCGTACACCAAACCGGTAAAAGAACTGGTTTTGGATTACGATACCTGGTTAAAACAAAAACCGGTTAAACCCTCAATCTGGACAAAACTTTTAAGCTTAAGGCCCATTGAAGAAGAAAAAGACCTGGTCATCGATCATGCTTACGATGGCATTAAAGAACTGAACAACCCTGTGCCAGCCTGGTTTAACTTCCTCTTTTTCGGAACCATGATTTTCGCGGCAGCCTATCTTTTTTATTACCACATTGGTGGTTATGGAGATCTGCAGGATACAGAATATGAAAAAGAAATGGCCAAAGCGAAGATAGAAAAAGCAGCCTACCTCGAAAAATCGGCCAATACCATTGATGAGAATTCGGTTAAGGTTGATAATACGCCAATGGTACTGGCTGAGGGCAAAACTGTTTTTACAACTAACTGTGTGGTTTGCCATGGCGATAAAGGCCAGGGCATAATAGGGCCAAATTTAACCGATGATTATTGGTTGCATGGTGGAGGCATAAACAATGTTTTCAAAACCATAAAATATGGGGTACCCGAAAAAGGTATGATCAGTTGGGAGAAAAATTTAAATCCAAAACAGATCAGTGCTGTTGCCAATTTTATCTTATCGCTAAAAGGAAGTAATCCTGCAGGAGCCAAAGCACCACAGGGTGAGAAATATGAAGCGAAAGATTTAAAAGGCAATGAGATGAAAACACCAACCGACAGTGTGAACCAAACCGATGTTACCAAAAAATAA
- the ccoG gene encoding cytochrome c oxidase accessory protein CcoG gives MLPKNKKENKGRGRNFIYPKKPSGRLYTYRKWVSYVLLLFLFSCPFLKFKGEQLVLLNFIERKFVFFGLIFTPQDFYLFALAMLIFIMFIVCFTVILGRLWCGWACPQTIFMEMVFRRIEYWIEGDANKQKKLDEAGWTAGKIFKKISKHFIFLVISFAIANTFLAYMIGSAVLYKIITEPIAGHVSGFVSIWLFTFIFYGVFTYVREVVCTVICPYGRLQGVLLDNQSLVVAYDFNRGEPRGHLQKQDAALKTGDCIDCGLCVQVCPTGIDIREGTQLECVNCTACIDSCNEVMLKINKPKNLIGFFNQDFINERKPYKIGLKSYGYAAVLFVVMVVFSSLIYKREDIQTTVLRASGTLYQSRGADKTSNLYNAELINKTNKAVKFRFRSQNDSDEIDFIQKADVLPKEGSVHLTFFLIRKNNAIKKYKTDAVFEIIANGKVLSTATTSFFAQPEGIELEND, from the coding sequence ATGTTACCAAAAAATAAAAAAGAAAATAAAGGCAGGGGCAGAAATTTTATCTATCCTAAAAAGCCATCTGGTAGGCTGTATACCTACCGGAAATGGGTAAGTTATGTGCTGCTGTTATTTTTGTTTTCCTGTCCGTTTTTAAAATTTAAGGGAGAACAACTGGTACTCCTCAATTTTATAGAAAGAAAATTTGTATTCTTCGGATTGATTTTTACCCCGCAGGATTTTTACCTTTTCGCGCTCGCGATGCTTATTTTTATCATGTTCATTGTATGTTTTACAGTAATTTTGGGTAGGCTATGGTGCGGATGGGCTTGCCCGCAAACAATCTTTATGGAAATGGTTTTCCGTAGAATCGAATACTGGATTGAAGGCGATGCCAATAAACAAAAGAAACTAGACGAAGCAGGCTGGACCGCCGGGAAAATATTCAAAAAAATAAGCAAACATTTTATTTTTCTGGTGATTTCTTTTGCCATTGCAAATACCTTTTTGGCTTATATGATTGGGTCGGCAGTACTGTATAAAATTATTACTGAACCAATTGCTGGTCATGTATCGGGCTTTGTATCCATTTGGCTATTTACATTTATATTCTATGGGGTATTTACCTATGTACGCGAAGTGGTGTGTACGGTAATCTGTCCGTATGGCAGGCTGCAAGGGGTGCTGTTGGATAATCAAAGTCTGGTGGTCGCCTACGATTTTAACAGGGGCGAGCCGCGGGGCCATCTTCAAAAACAGGATGCAGCTTTAAAAACGGGAGATTGTATTGATTGTGGGCTTTGCGTACAGGTTTGCCCAACAGGAATTGATATCCGCGAAGGTACGCAGCTCGAGTGTGTAAACTGTACCGCCTGTATCGATTCATGCAACGAGGTAATGCTTAAAATAAACAAGCCCAAAAACCTGATCGGTTTCTTCAATCAGGATTTTATTAACGAACGTAAACCCTATAAAATTGGCTTAAAATCTTACGGTTACGCAGCGGTACTGTTTGTGGTAATGGTAGTTTTTTCTTCACTGATTTATAAAAGAGAAGATATCCAGACCACCGTACTAAGAGCAAGCGGTACTTTATACCAGAGTAGGGGGGCAGATAAAACGAGCAATCTTTATAATGCAGAGCTGATCAACAAAACCAATAAAGCAGTAAAGTTCAGGTTTAGGTCGCAAAATGACAGTGATGAAATTGATTTTATCCAAAAAGCTGATGTTTTGCCAAAAGAAGGTTCGGTGCACCTTACTTTCTTTCTGATCAGGAAAAATAATGCCATTAAAAAATATAAAACCGATGCCGTTTTCGAAATTATTGCCAACGGCAAAGTTTTAAGCACAGCAACTACAAGTTTTTTCGCGCAGCCGGAAGGAATTGAATTAGAGAATGATTGA
- a CDS encoding FixH family protein — translation MNWGTKIVLGMIAFMMFIVGMVVYMFHLHGRDALIEENYYEKGINYNAEYNAKQNVLNDHAKPKITITKTQIIIQVKDSAKYNLVLMRPANSDDDIKLKGNTSGIANLILVDKTKMPRGMWFLNLQWHSSGKDYLFKNNITL, via the coding sequence ATGAACTGGGGCACAAAAATAGTATTGGGAATGATTGCATTCATGATGTTTATTGTGGGGATGGTCGTTTATATGTTCCATTTACATGGGCGGGATGCGTTGATCGAAGAAAATTATTACGAAAAGGGAATCAATTACAATGCGGAATACAATGCCAAACAGAATGTACTCAATGATCACGCTAAACCAAAAATTACCATTACAAAAACTCAGATTATCATTCAGGTAAAAGATAGTGCGAAATACAATCTTGTTTTAATGCGGCCTGCCAATAGCGATGACGATATTAAGCTAAAAGGAAATACCTCAGGAATAGCGAATCTTATTCTGGTTGATAAAACTAAAATGCCCAGGGGAATGTGGTTTTTAAACCTCCAGTGGCACTCCTCAGGAAAAGATTATCTGTTTAAAAATAACATCACCCTATGA
- a CDS encoding sulfite exporter TauE/SafE family protein — translation MMDFLPLAFLMGLFGSLHCAIMCGPIMLGMPFRKQDFFQSGLQLLLYQFGRIAVYTVLGLLVGALGSSIRIFSDQKMLSILIGSILILFTALQFNTAYRNRFSKFQSWVLNPLSRLMGKVFNLPLWGLFAGMLNGIIPCGMVYLALATALNTGSIKSGATFMLLFGLGTTPLMLMISLGGSSSRNTSVLIPIGLFPGLCFLWVPYLSCDRPIWAFPLYPQKLPVPMAMQ, via the coding sequence ATGATGGATTTTTTACCACTGGCATTTTTGATGGGGCTTTTCGGAAGCCTTCATTGCGCCATAATGTGCGGACCGATCATGCTGGGTATGCCATTCAGAAAGCAGGATTTCTTTCAAAGCGGATTACAGCTTTTGTTGTACCAATTTGGCAGAATTGCCGTGTATACTGTATTAGGCTTGTTGGTGGGTGCCTTAGGGAGTAGTATCCGCATTTTTAGCGATCAGAAAATGCTGAGCATCTTAATCGGTTCTATACTGATTTTATTTACAGCACTGCAGTTTAATACTGCCTATAGAAATAGGTTTTCTAAGTTCCAGTCATGGGTGCTTAATCCGCTAAGCAGATTAATGGGAAAAGTATTTAATTTGCCATTGTGGGGATTGTTTGCCGGAATGCTGAATGGCATCATCCCCTGCGGGATGGTTTATCTGGCACTCGCAACTGCTTTAAATACGGGTAGTATTAAATCTGGTGCTACTTTTATGCTTCTTTTTGGATTGGGTACCACCCCACTGATGCTCATGATTTCGTTAGGGGGATCTTCCTCAAGAAATACATCCGTTTTAATACCAATAGGCTTATTCCCTGGTTTATGTTTTTTATGGGTACCTTACTTATCTTGCGATCGGCCGATTTGGGCATTCCCTTTATATCCCCAAAAACTACCAGTACCTATGGCCATGCAATAG
- a CDS encoding L,D-transpeptidase family protein, which translates to MKTNQKSFLQKNLFISWVCMVLAFLLSASIKGYPLVHERAAQRIDSMLIKKQLLALGSRLNYPETVARFYKRMNFQRAWVYPDTVRTPVYHAMLLLDCVLQFGLNRQDFHPNELTYNRLKPLVSSPGMSYSMDREDFDIYMTDAMLTLINHLHYGKFNPVRTKYALNSPTEDYAQNLLFASLSARDFMVSIGTAQPELKSYKDLQSYLHLVKGQYIDDCYEFPEGEARKMAVNMERMRWVDTGSIYYLQINIPSFLLTLHNGDSVTIFKVVVGKPTSPSPQLESKVQYLTTAPEWKVPVKIFTRELLPKALKNPTFLEDNHYAIYDQKGNYVIGSPANLKLIKANPAGYSMRQSPGCDNAMGKVVFRFPNRFDIYLHDTPEQKLFKKEERAFSHGCIRVEGAEKLASMLLVHDGRSSRSAEMKKSARKLEKKDFFLRNPIPIKITYFTAEIIDGMLKVYPDIYNLDPGLERQMFPQESVLVKDR; encoded by the coding sequence ATGAAAACAAATCAGAAATCTTTTTTACAAAAAAATCTATTTATTTCCTGGGTATGTATGGTCCTTGCGTTTCTGCTGTCAGCCTCCATTAAGGGATATCCATTGGTACATGAGCGCGCGGCTCAAAGGATAGATTCCATGCTGATCAAAAAGCAACTTTTAGCGCTCGGGTCCCGTTTGAACTATCCCGAAACCGTAGCCAGGTTTTATAAGAGAATGAATTTTCAACGGGCGTGGGTTTATCCCGATACAGTCCGTACCCCGGTATACCACGCCATGCTCCTTTTAGACTGTGTGCTGCAGTTCGGACTTAATCGCCAGGATTTTCACCCCAATGAACTGACCTATAACAGACTTAAACCACTGGTGTCCAGCCCCGGGATGAGCTACAGCATGGACAGGGAGGATTTCGATATCTATATGACCGATGCGATGCTCACCCTGATCAACCACCTCCATTATGGGAAGTTCAACCCGGTAAGGACAAAGTACGCCCTAAACAGCCCAACAGAAGATTATGCCCAGAATTTGTTGTTCGCTTCCCTTAGCGCACGCGATTTTATGGTCAGTATAGGTACGGCACAGCCTGAGCTAAAAAGTTACAAGGATCTGCAAAGTTATCTCCACCTTGTAAAGGGGCAGTATATCGACGATTGTTACGAGTTCCCAGAGGGAGAAGCCAGGAAAATGGCAGTTAATATGGAAAGGATGAGATGGGTAGACACCGGTAGCATTTATTATCTGCAGATCAATATTCCTTCCTTTCTGTTAACACTGCACAATGGCGATTCTGTTACAATTTTTAAGGTAGTTGTAGGGAAACCCACCAGTCCTTCCCCTCAACTGGAAAGTAAGGTGCAATACCTTACTACGGCCCCTGAATGGAAAGTGCCGGTAAAGATCTTTACGAGGGAGCTTTTGCCCAAAGCATTAAAGAATCCCACTTTTTTGGAGGATAACCATTATGCCATCTATGATCAAAAAGGAAATTATGTTATTGGTAGTCCAGCGAATTTAAAATTGATTAAAGCAAACCCAGCCGGCTACTCCATGAGGCAGTCTCCCGGGTGCGATAACGCGATGGGGAAAGTTGTCTTTCGTTTTCCTAACCGTTTCGATATCTATCTGCACGATACCCCTGAGCAAAAACTCTTCAAAAAGGAGGAACGGGCTTTCAGCCATGGATGCATCAGGGTAGAGGGAGCGGAAAAACTTGCGTCGATGCTATTGGTCCATGATGGTCGTTCCAGCAGATCTGCTGAGATGAAAAAATCAGCACGAAAATTGGAAAAAAAAGATTTTTTCCTACGGAATCCCATTCCCATCAAGATAACCTATTTTACTGCAGAAATTATTGACGGCATGTTGAAGGTATATCCTGATATCTATAACCTTGATCCCGGGCTAGAAAGGCAGATGTTTCCACAAGAGTCTGTGTTGGTAAAAGACCGCTGA